DNA from Bradyrhizobium japonicum USDA 6:
GGCGTGCTTTATTATTCGGGTTCGTACAGCCGAGTATTTGCGCTGAACGGCGCGACCGGCGAGGTCATCTGGTCGTTCTTTCCGGAACTCGACGAGGCGCTCATCAGCCGACAGACCCACTCGCCCTACAATCGCGGCGTAGCCCTTGGTGAAGGCAAGGTCTTCGTCGGTACGATGGATGGTCGTCTGTTCGGGCTCGATGCGAAGTCGGGAAAGGTGCTCTGGGAAACCAGGCTGATCGACTCGCAGAAGCTCACGGTCGGCTTCACCGGCGCGCCGCTTTACGCGAAGGGGAGCGTCATCATCGGCTCGCAGGGCGGTGAATGGCCGGGTCGTGGCCCGATCTTCGCTGTCGATGCCACCACCGGCAAGAAGAAGTGGGAGTTCCTGACGGTCGCGGGCACCGACGAGGCCATGAAGACCTGGGGCAACGATTCATGGCGCACGGGCGGTGGCGGCGGCTGGATGCCGGGCACCTACGACTCCGAGACCAACTCCATCCTGTGGGGCACCGCAAACCCGGCGCCGCTCTACGATTGGTCGGGCGCCGACTACAAGACGCAAGGTGCGCGTCCCGGCGACAATCTCTATACGAGTTCGGTCATCGCTCTCGATATCGATACCGGAAAGCTGAAATCCTACCATCAGGAACTTCCGCACGACGCCTGGGACTTCGACAGCGCCGTCGGTGAGTTCGTGATGCTCGAGCGCGACGGCCAGAAATACGTGGTTCATCCGAACAAGGGTGGCTTCGTCTTCGTCTACGACCGTAATCTTGGCGTGAAGAACGTCTGGCGGCTGGTCGAGAACATCAACTTCGTCAAGGATATCGATCCCAAGACAGGTGCGCTGATCGGCCGTCGCGATTTCCCCGTCGGGAAGGTCACTGAAGTACCGCTGTGTCCCTTCATTGGCGGCGGCATCAGCTGGAATGCCGGC
Protein-coding regions in this window:
- a CDS encoding pyrroloquinoline quinone-dependent dehydrogenase translates to MKKRWCNSGLPLFAGATLIVSSALAQTVDTARIENAGQNDWLTYHGSYKSHHYSPLAQINANTIGNLGVAWTHIPGRSTRGLQSMPLVADGVLYYSGSYSRVFALNGATGEVIWSFFPELDEALISRQTHSPYNRGVALGEGKVFVGTMDGRLFGLDAKSGKVLWETRLIDSQKLTVGFTGAPLYAKGSVIIGSQGGEWPGRGPIFAVDATTGKKKWEFLTVAGTDEAMKTWGNDSWRTGGGGGWMPGTYDSETNSILWGTANPAPLYDWSGADYKTQGARPGDNLYTSSVIALDIDTGKLKSYHQELPHDAWDFDSAVGEFVMLERDGQKYVVHPNKGGFVFVYDRNLGVKNVWRLVENINFVKDIDPKTGALIGRRDFPVGKVTEVPLCPFIGGGISWNAGSYNPKTGLYYKIGQEWCMTLDIQKTTPVTTPQVQLNIGADFKMVPPPSGEIYGHLDARDPITGAKKWEVRFPEPPLGSVLSTAGNLVFVPDSRGILHAYDAETGAELWKHNNGTGHQGGIISYSVGGKQYIAVTAGFGGMLADEYAPNFGGVYKSMPRDDGALVVFSLK